From a region of the Podarcis muralis chromosome 16, rPodMur119.hap1.1, whole genome shotgun sequence genome:
- the LOC114586467 gene encoding protein S100-A12-like has translation MSKSKTQMQVLADQLIDVFHKYAGQSDTLDKQEFKKMILEQFPDCVECPRKKQAKEQLFNELDTNKDNVVNFEEWTRLVGRFLHCSHEKFHQQHGGQQQQQQQPQQQ, from the exons ATGTCCAAGTCCAAGACTCAGATGCAAGTCCTGGCTGATCAGCTGATTGACGTTTTCCACAAGTATGCTGGGCAATCTGACACCCTCGACAAGCAGGAGTTCAAGAAGATGATCCTCGAGCAATTTCCCGACTGCGTTGAG TGTCCACGTAAGAAACAAGCGAAGGAGCAACTCTTTAATGAGCTGGACACAAACAAGGACAACGTAGTGAATTTTGAGGAATGGACCCGCCTGGTTGGAAGATTCCTCCATTGCTCCCATGAAAAGTTCCACCAACAACATGgcggacagcagcagcagcagcagcagccacaacaaCAGTGA